In Stanieria sp. NIES-3757, the DNA window AACACTAAATTAAAACACGCTCGTAAATTCTTATCAAATGGTTGCAAAGTTAAATTTTCGATGAGATTTAGAGGAAGAGAAAAAGCATTTGTTAAACTGGGTCAAGATAAATTAGACCAGATCGTTGAGACGCTTGCTGACGTAGCTAATGTAGATGAGCAACTTTCTAGTAATAAAAGTCAAATGCACGTTGTTTTGACTCCTAATTAAATTTTTTTAAAGACATAACTTATATGTATAGGATAGGTTATGCCTATCTTTTTTTTATGGGATTGGAAAACTAGACCAAGTAGAATTTTGTTCTCTTTTTAATAATCGCCAAAGATCGGGAGGTTGTTCAACTGTCTCCTGCGATGTTGCAGAAGAATCTCGCTCTTCTACTTGTCTTTGAAGATAAAGATCGAAGAAGTTATTAGTTTGAGTTGCTTGACGACGGGGTAATTTTAATTTGAGATTATATTTGCCTTGTAGATGGTAGGTAGGAAGTTTGGCAATATAAATTGGTTCTACTTGATCGACACGAAGATCGGTAATTTTTAAATCTGGAATAGAAGCATCTAGTTGTTGAGCTAGAGCTTGCTCGGTTTTCGCTATTTCAAATACGATCGCGCTTTTGATAATTTGATGGTCTGGAGCTAACTCTTTGGGTGGAATTCGATAACCACAACTAGAAAATGCGATCGCGATCGCGATTAACAGTAAAATTTTTACCAACCAGCCGAATAAGTTTTGTCCTCGATCGATCTGCAATTGATTCACTAGCTACTCAATTAAAATTCTTCTAACACAATCTTGATTTTTTTTCGGTATTTTGTCTTACATCGCTTCAAAGAACTAACTAACTCTAGCTAATCTTGATAGTTTTATTTTGAAGCTAATCGCCCTAAAAGCTAGTAATTTTGAGCTAATAAAACTTAAGAGCGTCTTTGAAGTTAAAAACTCTTCAATAGACACTCCCTATCTTTTTTTGTTTATTTTTAGGGTCTTTATATTGGCTGACCCCATTTGAATATATATATAGAATCTCAGACATTTGTGTTGCAGCCAAATTTCCTAATAATTTCTTTATATTTCAAAAATTTACGATTTTTCTTCTTGTGTAAAATTATGTTGCGTAGTAGCCAAAGATACACCAATAATTTGTGACACCCATACTTCAAAATTCCGAATTGAATAAGAAGGAGCTTCCATAGTAGGGCCAAGCATTGGTTCAACTAAAATTGTAAACATACCCAAACGATTACCTGCCAGCACATCAGTAAAAAGGCGATCGCCTACCATCGCAACTTGTTCGACTGGTAAATTCATTTGCGCTGCTGCTTGTCTAAGTTTTCGACGTGAAGGCTTTTTCGCACCAGCAATGTAAGGTACATTTAATGATCGAGCAATTCCACCAATTCGATTTTGGCTTAAATTATTGCTAACCAACCAAATTGTCGCTACTTGTCTAATTTGAATAATCCATTGTTGTAATAATTCAGAAACCTCTCTTTCTCTAAATGGAACTAAAGTTTCATCTACATCTAAAATTAGTCCTTTGAGTTGATATTGATAAAGAAGCTCAGGAGTAATTTTAGTTACAGTATCCCCCAAAATTAAATCTGGTTGTAGTAAAGCTCGTTTAATCATGTTCTGTTCAGTGATTTGACCTTAAAATACTATTGCTAAATATTTAATTCTAGCTTTTGACAGCAACAGGCATCCTCTTAAATAGAAGGCAAAGATTTGACTGGCATTGATTACTCAAACAAAAATGTTTTTAGAACCGCTCTGCATGATTGCAAAAAAAAAATTATTTTGGTTGAAATTGCTTACCAACAATAGATTTGTAAGAAATATTGCTAGTCGTAACTCTTTTTAGTAAAGTTCTGTATACTCTGACAAAGGAAGACCGAGCAGAAGATATATTGTTAAAATTAGTAAAGAAATTGATAAATTTTAGCAACTTGTAAAACTATGGGTCGTGTTGGGGTTTTA includes these proteins:
- a CDS encoding HAD superfamily phosphatase, subfamily IIIA; amino-acid sequence: MIKRALLQPDLILGDTVTKITPELLYQYQLKGLILDVDETLVPFREREVSELLQQWIIQIRQVATIWLVSNNLSQNRIGGIARSLNVPYIAGAKKPSRRKLRQAAAQMNLPVEQVAMVGDRLFTDVLAGNRLGMFTILVEPMLGPTMEAPSYSIRNFEVWVSQIIGVSLATTQHNFTQEEKS